One region of Bdellovibrio bacteriovorus genomic DNA includes:
- a CDS encoding aminopeptidase: MGYLMKSGMGQMQLLSSRVPLDEALKDPQLEENKKQKLRLAQEARLFAEQELHLTATKNYTSYVELGRPYVTYVVSAAPRWELKHYQWSYPFMGKMPYKGFFNEADAQDLEKEMQKEDLDTYMRGVSAYSTLGWFNDPILSSMLRYDDYTLVNTIIHETVHATLYIKNSADFNERLATFLGNKGAEQFYLKREGSDSPTLKEIQNENSDSKTFSKFISAELKNLETWYKNLPSSERNETLRLKRIHEIQEKFVKEVQPQLLTDNYAKFPELKLNNARLLVYKTYMQDLSEFEKLYELVGSNYSRFIETCKSLEKSKDPNQGLKDLIHNLSGAK; the protein is encoded by the coding sequence ATGGGTTATCTGATGAAATCCGGCATGGGGCAAATGCAACTGCTCAGCAGTCGGGTTCCTTTGGATGAAGCCCTCAAAGATCCTCAGCTTGAGGAAAATAAAAAGCAGAAACTGCGATTAGCACAAGAAGCCCGCTTGTTTGCAGAGCAAGAACTTCACCTGACGGCGACTAAAAACTATACTTCTTACGTTGAATTGGGCCGACCCTATGTCACTTATGTTGTCAGTGCGGCTCCCCGCTGGGAATTAAAACATTACCAGTGGTCTTACCCGTTCATGGGTAAGATGCCTTACAAAGGTTTCTTCAATGAAGCCGATGCTCAAGATCTTGAAAAAGAAATGCAAAAAGAAGATCTCGACACTTATATGCGCGGTGTTTCAGCCTATAGCACACTGGGATGGTTTAACGACCCTATATTAAGCTCTATGCTTCGCTACGATGATTACACCTTGGTGAACACGATCATCCATGAAACTGTGCATGCGACCTTGTATATTAAAAATTCTGCGGACTTCAATGAGCGCCTCGCCACCTTCTTGGGTAACAAAGGTGCCGAACAGTTTTATCTGAAGCGTGAAGGCTCGGACTCTCCGACGCTCAAAGAAATTCAAAATGAAAACTCTGACAGTAAGACGTTCTCGAAGTTTATATCTGCCGAATTAAAAAACTTAGAAACTTGGTATAAAAATCTGCCGTCCTCTGAACGCAACGAAACGCTACGTTTAAAACGCATCCATGAAATACAAGAAAAATTCGTCAAAGAAGTTCAGCCTCAGTTGCTGACAGACAACTACGCAAAGTTCCCTGAACTGAAGTTGAACAACGCCCGTCTGCTTGTTTATAAAACGTATATGCAAGACTTAAGCGAATTTGAAAAGCTCTATGAACTCGTGGGCTCGAATTACTCTCGCTTCATTGAAACATGTAAATCCTTAGAAAAATCAAAAGATCCAAACCAAGGTTTGAAAGATTTAATTCACAACCTGAGCGGCGCAAAATAG
- a CDS encoding outer membrane beta-barrel protein translates to MKKIFSICVLAVLFMSSPAHALYTELGLSYGRKTTTFDENNSFDSESITGSVSIYFLERLALELSYTDARGLREEKANSSDPQRTTTQKSQIMGADLILVFADKKSLFQPYIKGGGAQISRFQEVKIEGQDSYTIEPENATVPSYGAGLKIQMTETFGIKLSYDVWKTPIGGGMQTDDSSVRAGITWVL, encoded by the coding sequence ATGAAAAAAATATTTTCTATCTGTGTTTTGGCCGTTTTGTTTATGTCCTCCCCTGCCCATGCTCTTTATACGGAATTGGGTCTTTCTTACGGAAGAAAAACGACTACTTTTGATGAAAACAACTCCTTTGATTCTGAATCTATCACCGGCTCTGTTTCGATTTATTTTCTAGAGCGTCTGGCCCTGGAGCTGAGTTACACAGATGCGCGCGGCTTGCGTGAGGAAAAAGCAAACTCTTCGGATCCTCAACGTACGACGACACAGAAATCCCAAATCATGGGTGCGGATCTTATCTTAGTGTTTGCTGATAAAAAATCCTTGTTCCAACCCTACATCAAGGGCGGCGGCGCACAGATCAGTCGCTTCCAAGAAGTTAAAATCGAAGGACAGGACTCTTATACTATCGAACCCGAAAATGCGACGGTTCCGAGTTACGGTGCGGGTTTAAAAATTCAAATGACAGAGACCTTCGGAATTAAGTTGAGCTATGACGTCTGGAAGACGCCGATTGGTGGTGGCATGCAGACGGATGACTCTTCAGTTCGTGCAGGCATCACTTGGGTGCTTTAA
- a CDS encoding cell envelope integrity protein TolA, translated as MPVIRAVFISILVHCLLMGTVIWIAPKFQLPEAETIEVELTPEAQIMQALKPKEQQIVRQAIVPEKMKLPEDDTLAKFLSEQKQRVKEETRAAQSGMTTNRSNQAAVAEPKKPTPAAPQRPRPAESQPSMDKDGFKEVDISKDLQEMNRFNEGMSTIGETMPNEMKIGSFTALNTDRYLFYTFYARMEELVRYRWETRVQQAIDRFDRLTLVNAGNRNWVTHIEFLLDKNGYLRQSLIMKSSGIPAFDAAAVNAFRDAKVFPNPPPEMVQEDGFIHIKFSFTVNYAPPVLVNRN; from the coding sequence ATGCCTGTTATTCGCGCCGTCTTTATTAGCATTTTAGTTCACTGCCTCTTGATGGGGACCGTGATTTGGATTGCACCGAAATTTCAGTTGCCTGAGGCGGAAACTATCGAAGTGGAGCTGACGCCAGAAGCGCAGATCATGCAGGCGCTAAAGCCCAAAGAGCAGCAAATCGTGCGGCAAGCCATCGTGCCTGAAAAAATGAAGCTTCCGGAAGACGATACTTTGGCAAAATTTCTTTCCGAACAAAAACAGCGAGTGAAGGAAGAAACACGTGCGGCTCAGTCCGGCATGACCACAAATCGTAGCAACCAAGCCGCGGTTGCCGAGCCCAAAAAACCCACACCTGCCGCACCTCAAAGGCCACGTCCTGCCGAGTCTCAGCCAAGCATGGATAAAGATGGCTTCAAAGAAGTCGACATCAGTAAAGACTTGCAAGAGATGAATCGCTTCAACGAAGGCATGTCGACGATCGGTGAAACAATGCCGAACGAAATGAAGATAGGATCTTTCACGGCTCTCAATACCGATCGTTACTTGTTCTATACTTTTTATGCACGTATGGAAGAACTGGTCCGCTATCGTTGGGAAACCCGCGTGCAACAGGCTATCGATAGATTTGATCGACTGACCTTAGTAAATGCGGGAAACCGCAATTGGGTCACCCATATCGAGTTTCTTCTGGATAAAAACGGATATCTTCGTCAGTCGTTGATTATGAAAAGCTCCGGCATCCCAGCGTTTGATGCTGCGGCCGTAAATGCTTTCCGTGATGCAAAGGTCTTCCCTAATCCTCCGCCCGAAATGGTGCAGGAAGATGGTTTTATCCATATCAAATTTTCTTTCACCGTGAACTACGCTCCCCCGGTTCTCGTGAATAGAAATTAG
- a CDS encoding PilZ domain-containing protein translates to MGKVLDITPRLRGQNSLENTKFEARAEVLDITEARQEILSRDRRDVKRTILTEFVGAFVVLPEKGLLKAALYDISENGMAFDLELTEGGFSQGDEVAMRVYLNHSTYFPFTIRVTNSRAIEDEGVVRHGANFVKGTMNDVALHHFVKFIENVSASLKTDSGDVLVSHIS, encoded by the coding sequence ATGGGTAAGGTTCTCGATATTACGCCGCGCCTAAGAGGTCAAAATTCTTTAGAAAATACAAAATTCGAAGCGCGTGCTGAGGTCCTTGATATTACTGAGGCTCGTCAAGAAATTCTGAGCCGTGATCGTCGTGATGTAAAACGTACGATTCTGACTGAGTTCGTGGGGGCTTTCGTAGTCCTTCCTGAAAAAGGTCTTTTAAAAGCAGCTTTGTACGATATCTCTGAAAACGGGATGGCGTTTGATTTGGAACTGACAGAAGGCGGCTTCTCTCAAGGAGATGAAGTGGCTATGCGTGTGTACTTGAATCATTCGACTTATTTCCCATTCACGATTCGTGTAACAAACAGTCGTGCGATCGAAGATGAAGGTGTTGTTCGTCACGGTGCTAATTTCGTTAAAGGCACGATGAACGATGTCGCACTTCATCATTTTGTGAAGTTCATCGAAAACGTCAGCGCTAGTCTGAAAACTGATTCCGGGGACGTTCTCGTTTCCCACATCTCTTAA
- a CDS encoding PhoH family protein has product MSLSKAKRRKIVVDTNVILFDAQAILRFGEADVHIPISVIEEVDKFKRDQGENGRNARQFSRFIDVLRAKGSLASGVQIDNSETMVYINTDLMLAGMPSELDHQKADNRILNTALALQKQHPRYKVELISKDINLRIKADVYGVVAKDYETNDINRDDLYEGYQEIMVTPDQIDAFYKEKRFVTDVKLYANQYVIMKDSANPNHSAIGRYSNNEKAIVPLVQAADSIWGIHARNVEQAFALDCLLNDEIMFISLVGKAGTGKTLMAIAAGLHKTLDQGQFQRLLVSRPIFPMGRDIGYLPGDIEQKLNPWMQPIFDNVEFLMGADKKAAGRAQELINQGMLNIEPLTYIRGRSIPKQYLIVDEAQNLTPHEIKTIVTRAGRGTKVVLTGDVYQIDNPYVDSANSGLTYAVERFKGQPIAAHVTLTKGERSELAELAANIL; this is encoded by the coding sequence ATGTCCTTGAGTAAAGCTAAACGCAGAAAAATTGTTGTCGACACGAATGTCATTCTTTTCGATGCTCAGGCTATCCTGCGATTCGGCGAGGCCGATGTACATATTCCCATCTCTGTTATCGAAGAGGTGGATAAGTTTAAAAGAGACCAAGGTGAAAACGGACGTAATGCCCGTCAATTCAGCCGCTTTATCGACGTGCTTCGCGCGAAGGGTTCCTTAGCGAGTGGCGTGCAGATCGATAATTCCGAAACCATGGTTTACATCAATACGGATTTGATGTTGGCGGGGATGCCTTCGGAATTAGATCACCAAAAAGCGGACAACCGTATTTTGAATACGGCGCTGGCTTTGCAAAAACAACATCCACGTTACAAAGTGGAGTTGATTTCTAAAGATATCAATCTTCGTATCAAAGCGGACGTTTACGGTGTTGTCGCAAAAGACTATGAAACAAATGACATCAATCGCGACGACCTTTACGAAGGTTATCAAGAGATCATGGTGACTCCAGATCAGATCGATGCTTTCTACAAAGAAAAACGTTTCGTCACAGACGTGAAGCTTTACGCGAACCAATACGTGATCATGAAGGATTCAGCGAATCCAAATCACTCGGCGATCGGTCGTTACAGCAATAATGAAAAAGCCATTGTGCCTCTTGTTCAGGCAGCGGATTCTATCTGGGGTATTCACGCGCGCAATGTAGAGCAAGCTTTTGCTTTGGATTGTTTGTTGAACGATGAAATCATGTTTATCTCGCTTGTCGGTAAAGCCGGTACGGGTAAAACTTTGATGGCGATTGCTGCGGGTCTTCATAAGACTCTGGATCAAGGTCAATTTCAGAGATTACTCGTATCTCGCCCCATTTTCCCTATGGGACGTGACATCGGTTATTTGCCAGGTGACATCGAGCAAAAATTAAATCCCTGGATGCAGCCAATCTTTGATAACGTTGAATTTTTGATGGGTGCGGACAAAAAAGCAGCGGGTCGCGCGCAAGAGCTTATTAATCAGGGCATGCTGAATATTGAGCCTTTGACTTACATTCGCGGTCGCAGCATTCCGAAGCAATACCTCATTGTTGACGAAGCACAAAACTTGACTCCGCATGAAATCAAGACGATCGTTACGCGTGCCGGCCGAGGGACGAAAGTAGTTCTTACGGGCGACGTTTACCAGATCGATAACCCTTACGTGGATTCAGCGAACAGCGGTCTTACGTATGCCGTCGAGAGATTCAAAGGCCAACCTATCGCGGCCCATGTCACTCTGACGAAAGGTGAAAGATCTGAGCTCGCAGAGCTGGCAGCGAATATTTTGTAG
- a CDS encoding MaoC family dehydratase, with product MTDTATSIDVGYTASITVQVTDKMVQQFADLSGDRNPIHLDDDYASKSRFGRRIAHGMIVGALISRALVDGIGGGGIYLGQSLKFVNPVFIDDTIVITIKITGIRKEKGIATVETNAAKLNGDVVVKGEAVIMMSRPA from the coding sequence ATGACTGATACGGCGACTTCGATTGATGTAGGATACACAGCTTCCATTACTGTTCAGGTGACTGACAAAATGGTGCAGCAATTTGCGGATCTTTCAGGAGACCGCAATCCTATTCACTTGGATGATGACTATGCTTCAAAAAGCAGATTCGGTCGCCGTATTGCTCACGGTATGATCGTCGGGGCTCTGATTTCCAGAGCTCTTGTTGATGGCATCGGTGGCGGCGGTATTTATCTAGGTCAGTCTTTGAAATTCGTAAATCCTGTCTTCATCGATGATACGATTGTGATCACTATTAAAATCACGGGCATTCGCAAAGAAAAAGGCATCGCCACTGTTGAAACAAACGCGGCGAAACTGAATGGCGACGTGGTGGTAAAGGGTGAAGCCGTCATCATGATGAGCCGCCCTGCCTAA
- a CDS encoding BLUF domain-containing protein, giving the protein MGPVFQLVYLSQAAEDISYSDIQDILEVSRINNEMEEVTGVLIFRDGYFLQLLEGREQDVKKVLSKILMDDRNHTIRVLIETTAAERLFEKWSMAFYDGDISHNETADLVELFNTCLTGSRRTVIIPMLKKFQASAPEPQ; this is encoded by the coding sequence ATGGGACCTGTATTCCAACTGGTTTATTTAAGTCAGGCTGCCGAGGATATCAGCTATTCTGATATTCAGGATATTCTCGAAGTCTCACGCATCAATAACGAGATGGAAGAGGTCACAGGAGTTCTTATTTTTCGCGATGGCTATTTCTTGCAGCTTCTTGAAGGCCGCGAACAAGACGTCAAAAAAGTTCTAAGTAAAATTCTGATGGACGATCGCAATCATACTATCCGCGTTCTTATTGAAACAACGGCGGCCGAGCGTCTGTTCGAAAAATGGTCTATGGCTTTTTATGACGGAGATATTTCTCACAACGAAACTGCGGACTTGGTTGAACTTTTCAACACCTGTCTGACAGGCAGCCGTCGTACCGTTATTATTCCTATGCTTAAAAAGTTCCAGGCCTCAGCGCCAGAACCTCAATAA
- a CDS encoding DoxX family protein, whose product MKNFMMRLLAAKNYNTNLDDVALAILRVFIGLTMAFSHGLGKLPPNEMLIGGVAGMGFPAPELFAWLAALAEFAGGLLLAVGLLTRPAALTVIITMLVAVFGVHAADSFQQKEMALLYLFTALFFLLHGAGRWSLDHFITKKK is encoded by the coding sequence ATGAAAAACTTTATGATGCGACTTCTTGCCGCTAAAAACTACAATACAAATTTAGACGACGTGGCTTTAGCCATCCTGCGTGTCTTCATCGGATTGACGATGGCGTTTTCTCACGGCTTAGGAAAACTTCCCCCGAATGAAATGTTGATCGGCGGAGTTGCTGGGATGGGCTTCCCGGCACCAGAACTTTTTGCATGGCTAGCAGCTTTAGCTGAATTCGCCGGCGGACTTTTGCTTGCAGTAGGTCTTCTGACTCGTCCTGCAGCTTTAACCGTCATCATCACCATGTTAGTAGCGGTCTTCGGCGTCCACGCGGCAGACTCTTTCCAGCAAAAAGAAATGGCTTTGCTCTACCTTTTCACCGCTCTCTTCTTCCTACTTCACGGTGCCGGCCGCTGGTCTCTAGACCACTTCATCACCAAGAAAAAATAA
- a CDS encoding KGG domain-containing protein: protein MASRSSSSPGSSKRGFAAMDPEEQRRISAMGGRASHGGGRGRREEDSYEESDRSSRGGGRSERGFAAMDREEQRRISSMGGRASHGGGRGRSENYEEDRGSRGQGRSNRGFAAMDREEQRRISSMGGRASHGGGRSRSEDYDDDRGGRGQGRSNRGFASMDPEEQRRISSMGGRASQGGRERDWDDDYDEDRYSTQSDWDEDDDMDSDEDYGRDHRSSNYY from the coding sequence ATGGCATCTAGATCATCAAGCAGCCCAGGATCTTCAAAGCGAGGATTTGCGGCGATGGATCCAGAAGAACAAAGAAGGATTTCTGCCATGGGAGGACGAGCAAGTCATGGCGGAGGTCGTGGCCGTCGCGAAGAAGACAGCTACGAAGAGTCGGACCGTAGCAGCCGTGGTGGAGGCCGCAGCGAGCGTGGCTTCGCGGCGATGGACCGAGAAGAACAAAGAAGAATTTCTTCAATGGGCGGACGGGCAAGTCACGGTGGCGGCCGTGGTCGAAGCGAAAACTATGAAGAAGATCGCGGAAGTCGCGGTCAGGGTCGCAGCAATCGTGGCTTCGCGGCCATGGATCGTGAAGAACAAAGAAGAATTTCTTCAATGGGCGGACGGGCAAGTCACGGTGGCGGTCGCAGTCGCAGCGAAGACTATGACGACGATCGCGGAGGTCGCGGTCAAGGTCGCAGCAATCGCGGTTTCGCATCGATGGACCCTGAGGAACAAAGACGCATATCTTCGATGGGCGGACGCGCTAGTCAAGGCGGCCGAGAACGTGATTGGGACGACGACTATGATGAAGATCGTTACTCGACTCAGTCGGACTGGGATGAAGATGACGACATGGATTCCGACGAAGATTACGGAAGAGACCACCGTTCCTCGAATTACTATTAA
- the lipB gene encoding lipoyl(octanoyl) transferase LipB: MAQKGMSVLQFQDWGLINYEDALKKQLALVEKVSKENLPGFLVFCTHPPVVTLGRSTKPGDVFAWNGLQVEVTRGGRATYHGPSQLVIYPIVNLNQMRKGRKERDIAPFLRIFEEGIVEVLKSYGLENVEGRSLTDDTGVWSGNKKVASVGVGIRQWVSFHGAAINMTYDSQAFQGLNPCGFPPETMISLEELLKRPINLDDFKEKLKLKLLDIL, from the coding sequence ATGGCACAAAAAGGTATGTCGGTTTTGCAGTTTCAAGATTGGGGTCTTATCAACTATGAAGACGCCCTAAAAAAACAATTGGCTTTGGTAGAGAAGGTTTCAAAAGAAAATCTTCCGGGCTTTCTTGTTTTTTGCACTCATCCTCCCGTAGTGACTTTAGGCCGCTCTACAAAACCCGGCGATGTCTTTGCTTGGAATGGATTGCAAGTCGAAGTCACTCGCGGCGGACGCGCGACTTATCATGGCCCAAGCCAACTTGTGATCTATCCCATTGTGAATTTAAACCAGATGCGCAAAGGTCGCAAAGAACGCGACATCGCTCCTTTCCTACGTATTTTTGAAGAAGGCATTGTCGAAGTTCTGAAATCCTATGGTCTTGAAAACGTAGAGGGTCGTTCGCTCACGGACGATACCGGCGTATGGAGCGGCAATAAAAAAGTGGCTTCGGTCGGCGTGGGTATTCGCCAATGGGTGAGCTTTCACGGTGCCGCTATTAACATGACGTACGATTCTCAAGCGTTTCAAGGTTTGAATCCTTGTGGTTTCCCACCTGAAACGATGATCAGTCTTGAAGAGCTTTTGAAACGGCCTATAAATTTGGACGATTTTAAAGAGAAATTGAAATTAAAACTTCTGGATATTTTATAG
- a CDS encoding lytic transglycosylase domain-containing protein, protein MKKIINAVSKRSTRNVLGSLVMMTLVIALFNSASFPVVVAQIKKIQKMILDGVVFSHDPEVVYHREEILNDYQNRISDEFSIPANLRDRVGFWFDIYTRYDSNKKVVHHAMYPWIVFKVIDISHIINAETPKARWMRNMKADDFVDEEIKKIKQAMKSLADGQDVDDENPYQVAIAKAFENVEGSLQENAQDALKNIRSQTGQKNFFAEGVEVSPLYLSGMEEIFRNHKLPVELTRIPFVESSFNRHAVSKVGASGIWQFMDYTGKSFMTVNDHIDERNSPFKATDAAARLLKENHMILKRSWPMAITAWNHGPSGIRRAAKAAESEDLGVIIANYQSKTFDFASSNFYCEFLAALYAEKYHEQIYKDLQYEKTLDLHTVKLARAISAKELLRRSGLAKEDFVMYNPDLKKALDRNVAIPSGFSLMVDTPARLVLKSLLTKDTRADEDTKITQNDDFESTSAISKN, encoded by the coding sequence ATGAAGAAAATTATCAATGCCGTCTCAAAAAGAAGCACCCGCAACGTGCTGGGTTCACTCGTGATGATGACTTTGGTGATTGCTCTTTTTAACTCCGCTAGCTTCCCGGTCGTTGTCGCGCAAATCAAAAAGATCCAGAAAATGATCTTGGACGGCGTCGTCTTTTCACATGATCCGGAAGTGGTCTATCATCGCGAAGAAATTCTGAATGACTATCAGAACCGCATCTCTGACGAGTTCTCAATCCCTGCAAACCTACGTGATCGCGTCGGGTTTTGGTTTGATATTTACACTCGCTATGACTCGAACAAAAAGGTCGTCCACCACGCGATGTATCCGTGGATTGTGTTTAAAGTGATTGATATTTCTCACATCATTAATGCCGAGACTCCTAAGGCCCGCTGGATGCGCAATATGAAAGCGGACGATTTTGTTGATGAGGAAATTAAGAAGATTAAACAAGCGATGAAGTCCTTAGCTGATGGGCAAGACGTTGATGACGAAAACCCGTATCAAGTCGCTATTGCCAAAGCTTTTGAAAATGTCGAAGGCTCTTTGCAAGAAAATGCTCAGGATGCACTTAAAAATATTCGCTCGCAAACGGGCCAAAAGAACTTCTTTGCTGAAGGTGTCGAAGTCAGTCCTTTGTACTTAAGTGGTATGGAAGAAATCTTCCGCAATCACAAGCTTCCGGTTGAACTTACACGCATTCCTTTCGTGGAAAGCAGCTTCAATCGTCATGCGGTTAGTAAAGTCGGCGCTTCGGGCATCTGGCAATTTATGGATTACACTGGTAAGAGCTTTATGACGGTGAATGATCATATTGATGAAAGAAATTCTCCGTTCAAAGCTACGGACGCGGCCGCGCGCTTGCTAAAAGAAAATCATATGATTTTAAAACGCTCTTGGCCTATGGCTATTACGGCGTGGAATCACGGGCCATCTGGCATTCGTCGTGCGGCGAAGGCCGCGGAAAGCGAAGATTTAGGTGTTATTATTGCAAACTATCAATCGAAGACCTTTGATTTTGCCTCTTCTAACTTCTATTGTGAGTTCTTGGCGGCTCTTTATGCAGAAAAGTACCACGAACAAATCTATAAAGATCTTCAGTATGAAAAGACTTTGGATTTACACACGGTAAAATTGGCTCGCGCTATTTCCGCGAAGGAACTTCTTCGTCGCAGTGGATTAGCTAAAGAAGACTTTGTTATGTACAATCCGGACCTTAAAAAAGCTTTGGACCGAAATGTCGCCATTCCCTCAGGCTTTAGCTTGATGGTGGATACTCCGGCGCGTCTGGTTTTAAAAAGCCTTCTGACTAAAGACACTCGCGCCGATGAAGACACTAAAATCACTCAGAACGACGACTTTGAATCTACATCTGCAATCAGCAAAAACTAA
- a CDS encoding DUF72 domain-containing protein, with protein MEIRIGISGWLYPPWRKIFYPEDLPQKQELHYASRQVSSIEINGSFYSSQSPESYQKWFVTTPKDFVFSVKGPRYITHIRRLKDIEEPLANFFATGVLYLQEKLGAFLWQFPPNFLFDEERLENFFKLLPTTFSEAVTLSESSPRYGKRYPRPFKNIKKKLRHAIEVRHHSFENPAFIDLLRKYNVALVFADTAGTWPYMEDLTSDFVYLRLHGPEELYASGYDDATLRWWADRLKLWTEGKEPANALSISDKPATERKRDAFVYFDNDIKVRAPFDAQSLMRMLGKKASKEDSPRRPPELNL; from the coding sequence ATGGAAATACGAATCGGCATTTCAGGCTGGCTCTATCCACCCTGGCGCAAAATATTCTATCCTGAAGACCTTCCGCAGAAGCAAGAGTTGCACTATGCAAGTCGCCAGGTTTCTTCTATCGAAATAAACGGTTCGTTTTACTCTTCGCAAAGTCCCGAATCTTATCAGAAGTGGTTTGTGACGACTCCCAAAGACTTTGTTTTTTCGGTGAAAGGTCCGCGCTACATCACTCACATTCGCCGTCTCAAGGATATCGAAGAGCCCTTAGCGAACTTTTTTGCAACGGGTGTATTGTATCTGCAAGAAAAGTTGGGTGCCTTCTTATGGCAGTTCCCACCGAATTTTCTTTTCGATGAAGAACGTCTGGAAAATTTCTTTAAACTTTTACCGACGACATTCTCTGAGGCCGTGACGCTCTCCGAATCATCACCGCGTTACGGGAAACGATATCCACGACCGTTTAAAAATATAAAGAAGAAACTTCGTCACGCTATTGAGGTCCGCCATCACTCATTTGAAAATCCCGCCTTCATCGACCTTTTACGAAAGTACAATGTTGCCTTGGTATTTGCAGATACAGCGGGAACATGGCCTTACATGGAAGATCTAACAAGTGACTTTGTGTACTTGCGACTGCACGGCCCCGAAGAGCTCTATGCCAGTGGATATGACGATGCGACACTGCGCTGGTGGGCCGATCGATTGAAACTATGGACCGAAGGCAAAGAGCCTGCAAATGCGCTTTCTATCAGCGACAAGCCCGCGACCGAAAGAAAACGGGACGCTTTCGTTTATTTCGACAACGACATCAAAGTGCGCGCTCCGTTTGATGCTCAATCCTTAATGCGAATGCTGGGAAAAAAAGCTTCTAAAGAAGATTCTCCCAGGCGGCCACCGGAGCTAAATTTATAA
- a CDS encoding DUF3011 domain-containing protein, whose protein sequence is MKHLFAALLVMCALAPAAHADVMDSEYQAETSYIRPGPRPPGRPAPYPDPVRPGPRPPHNPGYPPYPNPPPSYRYEYVTCSSYGYRYQECYFNSYGVSQIRLYSQHSYDACIWGRTAGAYGDRVWVDRGCNATFEIIRYY, encoded by the coding sequence ATGAAACACCTTTTTGCAGCGCTTCTTGTGATGTGCGCTTTGGCACCAGCGGCTCACGCCGATGTTATGGATTCTGAATATCAGGCTGAAACTTCTTATATCAGACCGGGACCTCGTCCTCCAGGTCGCCCTGCTCCTTATCCAGATCCTGTGCGCCCGGGGCCTCGTCCTCCCCACAATCCTGGATATCCGCCATATCCAAATCCACCACCGTCTTATCGTTATGAGTATGTGACATGCTCTTCTTACGGTTATCGTTACCAAGAGTGCTACTTCAACTCGTACGGAGTTTCACAAATCCGTTTGTACTCGCAACACTCTTACGATGCTTGCATCTGGGGTCGTACAGCAGGCGCATACGGAGACCGTGTTTGGGTAGACCGTGGTTGCAACGCGACTTTCGAAATCATCCGTTATTACTAA